A stretch of Gemmatimonas aurantiaca T-27 DNA encodes these proteins:
- a CDS encoding M14 family metallopeptidase: MRRVFAPLTALSLASLLGAAAPAQVQAQGRITTPKEAFGANYGDDYFLANYQQISSYWRTLEQQSPRVKLRVMGKTTEGRDQLMAIITSPENHRNLERYRQIAERLAKAENLTDDEARALAKEGKAIVWIDGGLHATETLGAQQLGETVYQMASRTDAETMRFLDDVIILFVHANPDGNDLVANWYMRTSDPKERTLTGLPRLYQKYIGHDNNREFFTSTQKETENINRALYHEWFPQLLYNHHQSAPAGTVVYSPPFRDPYNYNLDPSMLLGIQALGTAMHSRLAIEGKPGATMRNGAPYDGWWNGGIRNTATFHNTIAVLTEMIGSPTPMRIPLIADRQIPRGDMALPVAPQLWHLRQSVDYSVSLNRAVLDHASRLRENLLFNIYRMGKNSIERGGRDTWTPNPRRDAEVAKRVKGADSLIWAAQHAPDYRDPRGYIIPSDQPDFLTAIKFINGLRETGITVQRATQAFTVNGKSYPTGSFVVQTAQAFRPHVIDMFEPQVHPDVFPYPGSPPTPPYDNAGWTWAYQMGIRFDRLLEPFSGPFTNVTDWNVAPPAGTVSTGAKGYWIDPRVNDAFTVVNRLLAAKVSVARATQAVTVGAGANATALPAGAFWIPASSAALNVLRTAATELGVNATGATSAPTATTPLRAARIGLWDTYGGSMPSGWARWILEQFNYSFSRVFAPEIDAGNLRTKYDALVFVDGAIPGVQAASRGGGSGGVLDEPANLPAEFKGQFGRMNVDKSLPALKAFIEQGGTVVAIGNSAVNLAAFLQLPVGNHLAKDGTPYPRTQFYVPGSVLRVKVDTTAAAAFGMPGQADVFFDASPVFTLGADAASRGVRPIAWFEGTTPLRSGWAWGQELLDKGVAGVEAKVGQGRVLLYGPQITQRAQPHGTFKFLFNGLYR, from the coding sequence ATGCGTCGTGTCTTCGCCCCGCTGACCGCTCTGTCACTGGCGTCTCTCCTCGGTGCTGCCGCACCGGCTCAGGTTCAAGCCCAGGGTCGCATCACCACGCCCAAGGAAGCCTTCGGCGCCAACTATGGCGACGACTACTTCCTCGCCAATTACCAGCAGATCAGCAGCTACTGGCGCACGCTCGAGCAGCAATCACCGCGTGTAAAGCTGCGCGTGATGGGCAAGACCACCGAAGGCCGCGACCAGTTGATGGCCATCATCACATCGCCGGAAAACCATCGCAATCTCGAGCGCTATCGGCAGATCGCTGAACGCCTCGCGAAGGCCGAGAACCTGACCGACGACGAAGCACGCGCCCTGGCCAAGGAAGGCAAGGCCATCGTGTGGATCGATGGAGGCCTGCACGCCACCGAAACACTGGGCGCGCAGCAGCTTGGCGAGACCGTGTACCAGATGGCCAGCCGCACCGACGCCGAGACCATGCGGTTTCTCGACGACGTCATCATCCTGTTCGTGCATGCCAACCCGGATGGCAACGATCTGGTGGCCAACTGGTACATGCGCACCAGCGATCCCAAGGAACGCACGCTGACGGGGCTGCCGCGCCTGTATCAGAAGTACATCGGCCACGACAACAACCGTGAGTTCTTCACCTCCACGCAGAAGGAGACGGAGAACATCAATCGTGCGCTGTACCATGAATGGTTCCCGCAACTGCTCTACAATCACCATCAGAGCGCGCCGGCCGGCACGGTCGTGTATTCGCCACCGTTCCGCGATCCGTACAACTACAATCTCGACCCGTCGATGCTGCTGGGCATCCAGGCGCTGGGCACCGCGATGCACTCGCGGTTGGCCATCGAGGGCAAGCCCGGTGCCACCATGCGCAATGGCGCACCGTACGACGGCTGGTGGAACGGCGGCATCCGCAATACGGCCACGTTCCACAACACCATCGCGGTGCTGACGGAGATGATCGGCAGTCCCACACCGATGCGCATTCCACTCATCGCCGATCGGCAGATTCCGCGCGGTGATATGGCCCTGCCCGTGGCGCCGCAGCTATGGCATCTGCGTCAGTCGGTGGACTATTCGGTGTCGCTCAATCGCGCCGTGCTCGATCACGCGTCGCGCCTGCGCGAGAACCTGTTGTTCAACATCTACCGCATGGGCAAGAACTCCATCGAGCGCGGTGGTCGCGACACCTGGACGCCCAACCCGCGGCGCGATGCCGAAGTGGCCAAGCGGGTGAAGGGCGCCGACTCACTCATCTGGGCCGCCCAGCACGCGCCCGACTACCGCGATCCGCGCGGGTACATCATTCCGAGTGATCAGCCCGATTTCCTCACGGCTATCAAGTTCATCAATGGCCTGCGCGAAACCGGCATCACCGTGCAGCGCGCCACGCAGGCGTTCACCGTGAACGGCAAATCGTATCCCACCGGTTCGTTCGTGGTGCAGACGGCGCAGGCATTCCGGCCGCATGTGATCGACATGTTCGAACCGCAGGTGCACCCGGATGTGTTCCCGTATCCGGGCTCACCACCAACACCGCCGTATGACAACGCCGGGTGGACATGGGCGTATCAGATGGGCATTCGTTTCGATCGCCTGCTCGAGCCATTCAGCGGACCATTCACCAACGTGACGGATTGGAACGTCGCACCGCCGGCCGGCACGGTGAGCACGGGCGCGAAAGGCTACTGGATCGATCCGCGCGTGAACGATGCATTCACCGTCGTGAATCGCCTGCTGGCCGCCAAGGTATCAGTGGCACGCGCTACGCAGGCCGTGACCGTCGGCGCGGGCGCCAATGCCACCGCGCTGCCGGCCGGTGCGTTCTGGATACCGGCCAGCAGCGCCGCGTTGAATGTGTTGCGCACCGCCGCGACAGAACTTGGCGTGAACGCCACAGGTGCAACGTCGGCGCCCACGGCCACCACACCACTGCGTGCCGCGCGCATAGGACTTTGGGACACCTATGGCGGCTCGATGCCATCGGGTTGGGCACGTTGGATTCTCGAGCAGTTCAACTATTCGTTCTCGCGTGTGTTTGCACCCGAGATCGACGCCGGCAATCTACGGACGAAGTACGATGCACTGGTGTTCGTGGACGGTGCGATTCCCGGTGTGCAGGCAGCGAGCCGTGGTGGTGGTAGTGGCGGTGTGCTCGACGAACCGGCCAATCTGCCGGCCGAATTCAAGGGGCAGTTCGGTCGGATGAACGTGGACAAGAGCCTGCCCGCACTCAAGGCGTTCATCGAACAAGGTGGCACCGTGGTCGCCATCGGCAATTCGGCGGTGAATCTCGCAGCATTCCTGCAATTGCCCGTCGGCAATCACCTCGCGAAGGACGGCACGCCCTATCCGCGCACACAGTTCTACGTGCCAGGCAGTGTGCTGCGCGTGAAGGTCGATACCACCGCCGCAGCCGCCTTCGGTATGCCGGGCCAGGCCGATGTGTTCTTCGATGCGAGCCCGGTGTTCACCCTGGGCGCCGATGCCGCATCACGCGGTGTACGACCCATTGCCTGGTTCGAAGGCACCACCCCGCTGCGCAGTGGCTGGGCATGGGGACAGGAGCTGCTCGACAAGGGCGTGGCCGGCGTGGAAGCCAAGGTTGGTCAGGGGCGTGTGCTGCTGTACGGCCCGCAAATCACCCAGCGTGCGCAACCGCATGGCACGTTCAAGTTCCTGTTCAACGGATTGTACCGGTGA
- a CDS encoding DUF4287 domain-containing protein, giving the protein MDVDKALATQLANIEKRTGKTLAELQAIVQASGLTKHGECVNMLKTSLGMGHGDANTVVHTVKQLAVAGTASSARAPSTDRAESVPSDVLDALYSGAKTALRPIHDALLVRMHTLGAFESSPKKSYVSYRRSKQFCMIGPATNSRVEVGLNVRGLQAQDRLEELPAGQMCQYKVRVTDVSQVDDELIAWIALAYEGA; this is encoded by the coding sequence ATGGACGTCGACAAAGCCCTGGCCACCCAACTGGCGAATATCGAGAAGCGCACGGGGAAAACGCTGGCAGAACTCCAGGCCATTGTGCAGGCCAGTGGTCTCACCAAACACGGTGAGTGCGTGAACATGCTCAAGACCAGCCTGGGCATGGGCCATGGAGACGCCAACACGGTGGTGCACACGGTGAAACAACTGGCTGTCGCAGGAACGGCCAGTAGCGCTCGGGCACCCTCGACGGACCGCGCGGAAAGCGTCCCGTCCGACGTGCTCGACGCGCTCTACAGTGGAGCCAAGACCGCACTTCGGCCCATTCACGACGCGCTGCTGGTCCGCATGCACACGCTCGGGGCATTCGAATCGTCGCCGAAAAAATCCTACGTGAGCTATCGGCGCAGCAAACAATTCTGCATGATCGGACCGGCGACCAATTCGCGAGTCGAAGTGGGTCTCAATGTGCGCGGTCTGCAAGCCCAGGATCGACTGGAGGAGCTGCCTGCCGGGCAGATGTGTCAGTACAAGGTGCGAGTGACCGATGTATCGCAGGTCGACGATGAACTGATCGCGTGGATCGCCCTCGCCTACGAGGGCGCCTGA
- a CDS encoding PEP-CTERM sorting domain-containing protein: MLPLIRRTCSAAALLIAFAVPAGAQVTYEFSAALLGSSGASNGTWSGYAVFNWLNSGGSGTGAASSFLTTAVPAGISAPAQGWDATLWANVASNSFTFVNGVVTAFQFGAVSMPDQYTVCANSGSLFNLTPDGLYGCPANYNRIGAFNGARGENLNGIQGITFTETGRGSTVPEPSTWALMASGLVAMGIVARRRRTTRS; encoded by the coding sequence ATGCTGCCGCTCATCCGCCGCACGTGTTCTGCCGCCGCCCTGCTGATCGCATTCGCCGTGCCGGCAGGCGCTCAGGTCACCTATGAATTTTCGGCTGCACTTCTGGGGAGCAGCGGCGCCAGCAATGGGACGTGGAGTGGGTACGCGGTCTTCAATTGGCTCAACAGCGGCGGGTCCGGCACTGGCGCCGCGTCTTCATTTTTGACCACCGCCGTGCCGGCAGGCATCAGTGCGCCCGCGCAAGGCTGGGACGCCACGTTGTGGGCAAACGTGGCGAGTAATTCCTTCACCTTCGTAAATGGCGTCGTGACCGCATTCCAGTTTGGCGCCGTCAGCATGCCCGACCAATACACCGTGTGCGCCAACAGCGGATCGTTGTTCAATCTGACGCCGGATGGACTGTACGGCTGCCCCGCGAACTACAATCGCATCGGTGCATTCAACGGAGCGCGGGGCGAGAATCTCAACGGCATTCAGGGTATCACGTTCACCGAAACCGGGCGGGGCAGCACGGTACCGGAGCCATCAACGTGGGCGCTGATGGCATCGGGCCTGGTCGCAATGGGCATCGTCGCGCGGCGGCGGCGCACGACCAGGTCCTGA
- a CDS encoding MBL fold metallo-hydrolase has protein sequence MPTGVVTGGARAARGLLCALLVMLAGCHWLRTGRPEPFAPVAGQTVKRIGECPSGCTDSLDIVAMGVGGYLLMPWQDTTQLVMTPPSFTNPTLWWMALGDWWLGSSPNAGRINRRLAALPNAGPDRLSRVRAVLVGHGHYDHLMDLPPLSPLLANATVYGSRTVQHLLAPLETIAPWHVRAVDSLAATDDTHTGQEIVVAPHLRVRAIAWDHAPNIGNIVIANDTERAPRTKLPRTVHGWKLGRVHAYTIDIGTRADTVDVRVFVHDAAGSPDVVRRAASVLRAMPAARHTVAIIAAANFDQAHAYPDILLAHLAPDHVIFGHWEDFFRSSEKPPRIVRGIRGSELVHVVERYQGGRWTALTPGATLRLRF, from the coding sequence ATGCCCACCGGCGTCGTCACAGGCGGTGCCCGCGCCGCCCGAGGGCTTCTGTGCGCACTCCTGGTCATGCTCGCGGGTTGTCACTGGCTGCGCACCGGCCGGCCGGAGCCGTTTGCACCCGTGGCCGGGCAGACGGTGAAACGCATCGGGGAATGCCCCAGCGGCTGCACCGACTCGCTGGATATCGTCGCGATGGGTGTCGGTGGGTATCTGCTGATGCCGTGGCAGGATACGACGCAACTGGTCATGACCCCGCCGTCCTTCACCAACCCCACGCTGTGGTGGATGGCGCTGGGTGACTGGTGGTTGGGTTCATCACCCAATGCGGGCCGCATCAACCGACGCCTGGCCGCCCTGCCCAACGCCGGCCCCGATCGCCTGTCACGGGTACGGGCCGTGCTCGTCGGTCACGGACACTACGATCATCTGATGGATCTGCCGCCGCTGTCTCCGTTGTTGGCCAATGCGACGGTGTATGGCAGCCGCACTGTGCAGCATCTGCTCGCACCGCTCGAGACAATCGCACCGTGGCATGTGCGAGCGGTCGACTCGCTGGCGGCTACCGATGACACCCACACCGGGCAGGAGATCGTGGTCGCCCCGCATTTGCGGGTACGGGCCATCGCGTGGGATCATGCGCCCAACATCGGCAACATCGTCATTGCGAATGACACCGAACGCGCGCCGCGCACGAAGCTGCCACGCACCGTCCATGGCTGGAAGCTTGGGCGGGTGCACGCGTACACCATCGACATCGGCACACGAGCCGACACGGTGGATGTGCGGGTGTTTGTGCACGATGCAGCCGGATCACCGGACGTGGTGCGACGCGCCGCCAGTGTCCTGCGCGCCATGCCGGCCGCAAGGCACACCGTCGCGATCATCGCCGCAGCCAACTTCGATCAGGCGCACGCCTATCCCGATATCCTGCTGGCACATCTGGCGCCCGACCATGTGATCTTCGGTCACTGGGAAGACTTCTTTCGGTCGTCCGAAAAGCCGCCGCGTATCGTGCGCGGTATCCGGGGAAGCGAACTGGTGCACGTGGTGGAGCGCTATCAGGGTGGACGATGGACGGCCCTGACCCCCGGCGCCACGCTGCGATTGCGATTTTGA
- a CDS encoding LVIVD repeat-containing protein → MHVSLSRGTVALVVSAALTALSACAKAKPNTGASPATDPRNNLKAGLFDAGEYTSNLKVVGKAVSPQGFLGQTNSDLAFTGNYVIQGNYNGPVVWDISNPSAPKLVVAYECPASQNDVSVYKNLMFMSAEAMNGRIDCKPGGVRETVSKERMRGVRIFDITNIREPKLVANVQTCRGSHTHTVLEDPKDKQNIYIYVSGSSGIRPGGELTECANTASADANSARLRIEIIKVPLADPAKSAVVGRANIFAGLNAPSSHGASEADKADIAAIKAKGAFMIMIPAMGQEMEVPSQFVKPVLDSVMKARGATVANAADSAAARPVIDANMKRLLTANGMMTPPTKGGAIHETSQCHDITVYPALGLAGGACEGHGLLLDISNPVAPVRLDAVADSNFAYWHSATFNNDGTKLLFSDEWGGGGSPKCRPLDKPEWGANAIFEVVNKKLVFKSYYKIPTYQTANENCVAHNGSLIPIPGRDVMVQSWYQGGISVFDWTDASNPKEIASFDRGPVDGTRMQMGGSWSVYWYNGSIVSSEIARGMDVAELVPSEFISQNEIDAAKTVKWDQLNAQGQPKIVWPPSFSLAKAFTDQLERKGCSASTVSALRSQISAAEKANGADRNTALAKAVTDAEGARSCDGAKVDMLKKSLQDLRALAM, encoded by the coding sequence ATGCACGTTTCTCTCTCGCGCGGCACGGTCGCGCTGGTGGTTTCGGCAGCGCTCACGGCGCTCTCCGCCTGCGCCAAAGCCAAGCCGAACACGGGGGCCTCGCCGGCCACCGATCCGCGCAACAACCTCAAGGCCGGTCTGTTCGACGCTGGCGAGTACACCTCGAATCTCAAGGTCGTCGGCAAGGCCGTCTCGCCGCAGGGCTTCCTCGGGCAGACGAACTCCGATCTGGCGTTCACGGGTAACTACGTCATCCAGGGCAACTACAACGGCCCCGTGGTGTGGGACATCAGCAATCCGTCGGCGCCGAAGTTGGTGGTGGCCTACGAATGCCCGGCGTCGCAGAACGACGTATCGGTGTACAAGAACCTGATGTTCATGTCGGCCGAAGCCATGAACGGCCGCATCGATTGCAAGCCGGGTGGTGTGCGGGAGACGGTGAGCAAGGAGCGCATGCGTGGCGTGCGCATCTTCGACATCACCAACATCCGTGAGCCCAAGCTCGTGGCCAATGTGCAGACGTGCCGCGGTTCACACACGCACACGGTGCTCGAAGATCCGAAGGACAAGCAGAATATCTACATCTACGTGTCGGGTTCATCGGGCATCCGCCCGGGCGGTGAACTGACGGAGTGCGCCAACACGGCCAGCGCCGATGCCAACTCGGCGCGTCTGCGCATCGAAATCATCAAGGTGCCGCTGGCTGATCCGGCCAAGTCGGCGGTCGTGGGTCGGGCCAATATCTTCGCTGGCCTCAATGCACCCAGCTCGCACGGTGCTTCAGAAGCCGACAAGGCCGACATCGCGGCGATCAAGGCCAAGGGCGCGTTCATGATCATGATCCCGGCCATGGGTCAGGAAATGGAAGTGCCGAGCCAGTTCGTGAAGCCGGTGCTCGACAGTGTGATGAAGGCGCGCGGTGCCACCGTGGCCAATGCGGCGGACTCCGCGGCCGCACGCCCGGTCATCGATGCCAACATGAAGCGGTTGCTGACGGCCAACGGCATGATGACGCCGCCGACCAAGGGCGGTGCCATTCATGAAACGTCGCAGTGCCACGACATCACCGTGTATCCGGCGCTCGGTCTGGCCGGTGGCGCGTGTGAAGGGCACGGCCTGCTGCTCGACATCAGCAACCCGGTCGCGCCGGTGCGTCTCGACGCGGTGGCCGATTCGAACTTCGCCTACTGGCATTCGGCCACGTTCAACAACGATGGCACGAAGCTGCTGTTCTCCGACGAATGGGGCGGCGGTGGTTCACCGAAGTGCCGTCCGCTCGACAAGCCGGAGTGGGGCGCCAATGCCATCTTCGAGGTGGTGAACAAGAAGCTGGTGTTCAAGAGCTACTACAAGATCCCGACGTACCAGACGGCCAACGAAAACTGCGTGGCGCACAATGGCTCGCTGATCCCGATCCCGGGGCGCGATGTGATGGTGCAGTCGTGGTACCAGGGCGGCATTTCGGTGTTCGACTGGACGGACGCGTCGAACCCGAAGGAAATCGCCTCGTTCGATCGCGGCCCGGTGGACGGCACGCGTATGCAGATGGGCGGTTCGTGGTCGGTGTACTGGTACAACGGCAGCATCGTGAGCTCGGAAATCGCCCGCGGTATGGACGTGGCCGAGTTGGTGCCGAGCGAATTCATCTCGCAGAACGAGATCGATGCCGCGAAGACGGTGAAGTGGGACCAGCTCAACGCGCAGGGTCAGCCGAAGATCGTGTGGCCGCCCAGCTTCTCGCTGGCCAAGGCCTTCACCGATCAGCTCGAGCGCAAGGGCTGCTCGGCGAGCACGGTGAGCGCGCTGCGTTCGCAGATCTCGGCGGCTGAAAAGGCCAACGGTGCAGACCGCAACACCGCGCTGGCCAAGGCCGTGACCGACGCCGAAGGTGCCCGCAGTTGCGATGGTGCCAAGGTCGACATGCTCAAGAAGTCGCTGCAGGACCTGCGCGCCCTGGCGATGTAA
- a CDS encoding response regulator transcription factor, producing the protein MVEDNTDLAFGLSRTLEAYGHRVAVVSDSTAAVGQVRAFEPHLVILDLMMPGLDGFSVLERLRADGFGVPVLILSARSEEADKVRGFRSGADDFVTKPFGVLELVERVSALLRRTRSASPPDDESTLPAFVRFSDVVVDVAARRVSRADEAVPLTPKEFDLLLALVRQPEKALARATLLRDVWGHAPDIQTRTVDLHVVELRRKLERIPSRPRHIRTVWKTGYRFDP; encoded by the coding sequence ATTGTCGAAGACAATACCGATCTGGCCTTCGGCCTCAGTCGTACGCTGGAAGCCTACGGCCATCGGGTGGCCGTCGTCTCCGACAGCACGGCGGCGGTTGGGCAGGTGCGTGCGTTTGAACCGCATCTGGTGATTCTCGACCTCATGATGCCAGGGCTGGACGGGTTCTCGGTCCTCGAGCGCCTGCGGGCCGATGGCTTTGGTGTGCCGGTGCTGATTCTCAGCGCGCGCAGTGAAGAAGCCGACAAGGTGCGCGGCTTTCGCAGTGGGGCCGATGACTTTGTCACCAAGCCCTTTGGCGTGCTGGAGTTGGTCGAGCGGGTTTCGGCGCTGTTGCGGCGCACGCGCTCCGCGTCGCCCCCCGACGACGAGAGCACCCTGCCGGCCTTTGTGCGATTCAGCGATGTGGTCGTGGACGTCGCGGCGCGCCGTGTGTCGCGCGCCGATGAAGCCGTGCCACTGACGCCCAAGGAATTCGACTTGCTCCTCGCACTGGTGCGGCAGCCGGAGAAAGCGCTCGCGCGCGCGACGTTGCTGCGGGATGTGTGGGGGCATGCGCCCGATATCCAGACGCGCACGGTGGACCTGCATGTGGTGGAGCTGCGACGTAAACTCGAGCGCATTCCTTCCCGGCCACGTCATATCCGCACTGTCTGGAAGACCGGCTATCGGTTTGATCCATGA
- a CDS encoding sensor histidine kinase → MKASAGAPVIVPVAAWLTTRRLVGVVVFAVVSVAGIAWLHARSQRGFVAQMLEALPLSAALSADVLGDWVAMRDAQVASLAALHATGGRGTATLALQEQSVLAMMRSGGFVRGVVSDSLLPSMRRVRRIDSVTVIDFIAPIDDHGRIRGSVILTAVANPAAFSHFNVAAPDDLTQRTALFDLADGRVTPMTVSAPGGAVPQPTTASMAGGARPTAQYLEDLLRDGQRASRGIGRGLTGRTVVYGRTPVPGTTWLLVREREVAELMVLLQGSLWFTDAVLSAVVLLIIGVLLLRWRADHLRQQHEAMHLRATFVSSVSHELRTPLTQIRLYAEMLRLGLLPAVADASRALSIIEKEADRLSILVERSLTFVRAGTVVEPTVPAPVNLGDAVQRAMATMAPLAAERDVTLQLEVITDVSARIERDDLQQILLNLLDNAIKYGPNGQQVLLRVAGDAEVVHIAVVDEGPGIPLEEREMVWQPFARGRDAQRGNQIGSGIGLAVVQDLVRRAGGTADVDDAERHGARSAVRGTCINVRLPAA, encoded by the coding sequence ATGAAGGCGAGCGCAGGTGCGCCCGTGATCGTTCCCGTAGCCGCCTGGCTCACCACGAGGCGTTTGGTGGGCGTGGTGGTCTTTGCCGTGGTGAGTGTGGCCGGCATCGCGTGGTTGCACGCCCGCAGCCAGCGTGGGTTTGTGGCGCAGATGCTCGAAGCCTTGCCGCTGTCGGCCGCACTCTCGGCCGATGTGCTGGGCGACTGGGTGGCGATGCGGGATGCCCAGGTAGCGTCGCTGGCAGCGCTGCATGCGACCGGGGGGCGCGGTACAGCGACGCTGGCGCTGCAGGAGCAATCCGTGCTCGCCATGATGCGATCGGGCGGCTTCGTGCGTGGCGTGGTGAGCGACAGTCTGCTGCCGTCGATGCGTCGGGTGCGGCGCATCGATTCCGTCACCGTGATCGATTTCATCGCTCCCATAGACGACCATGGGCGGATCCGCGGGAGTGTGATCCTGACGGCTGTGGCCAACCCGGCGGCCTTCTCACATTTCAACGTGGCCGCGCCTGACGATCTCACGCAGCGTACAGCTCTATTCGATCTTGCGGATGGTCGTGTGACGCCGATGACGGTGAGTGCGCCGGGTGGCGCCGTGCCGCAGCCCACCACGGCATCGATGGCTGGCGGTGCGCGGCCAACGGCCCAGTATCTCGAAGATCTGCTGCGTGATGGTCAGCGCGCATCACGTGGTATTGGTCGTGGTCTCACCGGGCGTACGGTGGTCTACGGCCGGACGCCGGTGCCGGGTACGACCTGGTTGCTGGTGCGCGAGCGGGAAGTGGCCGAGCTGATGGTGCTGCTGCAGGGATCCCTCTGGTTCACCGATGCCGTTCTGTCGGCGGTGGTGCTGCTGATCATCGGTGTGCTGTTGCTGCGTTGGCGCGCCGATCATCTGCGTCAACAGCACGAAGCGATGCACTTGCGGGCCACCTTCGTGTCGTCGGTCTCGCACGAGCTGCGCACGCCGCTGACCCAGATCCGACTGTACGCCGAGATGCTGCGACTCGGATTGCTGCCCGCCGTGGCCGATGCATCGCGAGCCCTGTCGATCATCGAGAAAGAGGCCGACCGGTTGTCGATCTTGGTGGAGCGATCACTGACATTCGTACGCGCGGGTACAGTGGTGGAACCTACTGTGCCCGCGCCGGTGAACCTCGGCGATGCGGTGCAACGCGCGATGGCCACGATGGCGCCCCTCGCCGCAGAACGGGATGTCACGCTGCAACTCGAAGTGATCACCGATGTGTCGGCGCGGATCGAACGCGACGACCTGCAGCAGATTCTGCTCAACCTGCTGGACAACGCCATCAAGTACGGTCCCAATGGTCAGCAGGTCCTGCTGCGCGTGGCGGGAGATGCGGAGGTGGTACACATCGCCGTCGTCGATGAGGGGCCTGGCATTCCACTGGAAGAGCGTGAGATGGTCTGGCAACCGTTTGCCCGAGGGCGGGACGCACAACGCGGAAACCAGATCGGTTCAGGGATCGGGCTTGCGGTGGTACAGGATCTGGTGCGCCGCGCCGGTGGTACTGCCGATGTCGACGACGCGGAACGCCATGGGGCGCGGTCGGCTGTCCGCGGGACATGCATCAACGTGCGACTGCCCGCAGCGTGA
- a CDS encoding alpha/beta hydrolase has product MADTIRLYSRDTVKTGRYAMIGAEPVTAQRVWFVLHGYGQLAPDILRPFDGVVPADTCVVAPEGLSRFYRDMPRPDGSHLQRVGATWMTREAREDDITDAVRWLQDVHDAVMAEAQQVTATGVLAFSQGVATATRWLAAGHVQPQQWVVWAGGLATDIDHERLRKQLAHTQVTLVAGNADPFVSEEALQLSLDRLRSWQPTAVAQCFVGEHRLDGSVLATLLAGLRAS; this is encoded by the coding sequence GTGGCTGACACCATTCGCCTGTATTCCCGCGACACGGTGAAGACCGGGCGCTACGCGATGATCGGGGCGGAACCGGTAACAGCGCAGCGCGTGTGGTTTGTGCTGCATGGATACGGACAACTCGCACCAGACATCCTTCGGCCATTCGATGGTGTGGTGCCCGCCGACACCTGCGTGGTGGCTCCCGAAGGGTTGTCGCGTTTCTATCGCGACATGCCACGTCCCGATGGCAGTCACCTGCAACGGGTGGGCGCGACGTGGATGACCCGCGAGGCGCGGGAAGACGATATCACGGATGCCGTGCGGTGGTTACAGGACGTGCACGACGCGGTGATGGCCGAGGCGCAGCAGGTCACCGCTACTGGGGTGCTTGCGTTCTCGCAGGGCGTGGCCACCGCGACACGATGGCTGGCGGCGGGTCATGTCCAACCGCAGCAGTGGGTGGTGTGGGCGGGGGGCTTGGCCACCGACATCGATCACGAACGTCTGCGTAAGCAGCTCGCACATACACAGGTCACGCTGGTGGCAGGCAACGCCGATCCGTTTGTGTCGGAGGAGGCGCTACAACTGTCGCTGGATCGTCTGCGTTCGTGGCAACCCACTGCCGTGGCACAGTGTTTTGTCGGTGAACACCGCCTGGATGGGTCGGTGCTCGCCACCTTGCTGGCGGGTCTACGCGCATCATGA
- a CDS encoding GlsB/YeaQ/YmgE family stress response membrane protein → MGLLYTCLIGLIVGAVAKFLMPGRDPGGFIITILLGIAGAFVGTWLGQMLGLYAAGAQAGFIASVLGALLLLFVYRMVAGKKA, encoded by the coding sequence ATGGGTCTTCTGTACACGTGCCTGATCGGGCTCATCGTGGGTGCTGTTGCGAAGTTCCTGATGCCCGGTAGGGACCCGGGTGGCTTCATCATCACCATCCTGCTCGGCATTGCCGGTGCCTTTGTCGGCACGTGGCTCGGGCAGATGCTGGGGCTGTACGCGGCGGGAGCGCAGGCCGGCTTCATCGCCAGCGTGCTGGGCGCCCTGCTGCTGTTGTTTGTCTACCGAATGGTCGCCGGCAAAAAGGCCTGA
- a CDS encoding BlaI/MecI/CopY family transcriptional regulator has protein sequence MATPQDSDSAPGSLSRRERQVMDILHRRGEATVAEIMAELPDPPTYSAVRSIVRILAEKGTILFREDGPRYVYYPAVDGDAVRENALNHLVETYFGGSPELAVTALLRRGDLGLDARDVSRLRDAIAKARRTEGGNDV, from the coding sequence ATGGCCACCCCCCAAGACTCTGATTCTGCCCCCGGCAGTCTTTCCCGCCGCGAACGGCAGGTGATGGACATCCTGCACCGGCGTGGTGAGGCGACGGTGGCTGAAATCATGGCCGAACTGCCGGATCCGCCCACCTACTCGGCGGTGCGGTCCATTGTGCGCATTCTGGCCGAGAAGGGCACGATCCTGTTCCGCGAGGATGGCCCCCGGTACGTGTACTACCCCGCGGTGGACGGCGACGCCGTGCGCGAGAACGCGCTCAATCACCTGGTGGAGACGTACTTCGGTGGGTCACCCGAACTGGCCGTAACCGCGCTGCTGCGGCGCGGCGATCTCGGGCTCGATGCCCGTGATGTGTCACGGTTGCGCGATGCCATTGCCAAGGCTCGTCGCACGGAAGGAGGAAACGATGTCTGA